In Deltaproteobacteria bacterium, a single genomic region encodes these proteins:
- a CDS encoding ammonium transporter, with amino-acid sequence MDAINTGDTAFILVSAALVMFMTPGLALFYGGMVRSKNVLGTIMHSFFILGLVTVEWVLWGYSNAFGPDLGGIIGSLDWFGLSGVGTTPFKDYAATIPHQTFMIFQMMFAVITPALITGTFAERIKFSTFVIFTLLWCTLVYNPVAHWVWGIGGWIRNLGALDFAGGTVVHINSGIAALAAALVIGKRKGYGHEPFHPHNLPMTIMGAAILWFGWFGFNAGSALAANGLAASAFTATHIAAAAATLSWVCTEWMYRGKPTTLGAASGCVAGLVAITPAAGFVGPISALIIGLAAGVLCYFAIFLKHKMGYDDALDVVGVHGVGGTFGALATGLFASKAVNEAGNNGLFFGNPALFGTQLIAVLVTLVYSFVVTIIILKVLDWTMGLRVEHEDEEAGLDLSQHSEVGYNL; translated from the coding sequence ATGGATGCAATTAACACAGGAGACACGGCTTTCATTTTAGTATCGGCCGCTTTGGTCATGTTCATGACCCCGGGACTGGCCCTTTTTTACGGGGGGATGGTTCGGAGCAAGAATGTCCTGGGGACCATCATGCACAGCTTTTTTATCCTGGGTTTGGTAACGGTCGAGTGGGTCCTCTGGGGGTACAGTAATGCCTTTGGCCCTGACCTGGGAGGAATCATCGGCAGTCTGGACTGGTTCGGTCTATCCGGAGTCGGCACAACGCCTTTTAAGGATTATGCCGCAACCATTCCGCATCAAACCTTTATGATCTTTCAAATGATGTTTGCCGTCATTACTCCGGCCTTGATCACCGGGACTTTTGCCGAGCGGATCAAGTTTTCCACTTTTGTAATCTTTACCCTGCTCTGGTGCACCCTGGTTTATAACCCGGTGGCCCACTGGGTCTGGGGAATCGGCGGGTGGATCCGGAATCTCGGCGCCCTGGATTTTGCCGGAGGGACGGTAGTGCACATCAATTCCGGGATCGCGGCTTTGGCCGCGGCCCTGGTAATCGGTAAACGCAAAGGTTATGGGCATGAACCGTTTCATCCCCACAACCTGCCTATGACGATTATGGGGGCGGCCATCCTCTGGTTCGGATGGTTCGGTTTTAATGCCGGCAGTGCCCTGGCTGCCAATGGATTGGCGGCTTCGGCCTTTACGGCCACCCACATCGCTGCCGCGGCGGCTACCTTATCCTGGGTTTGTACCGAATGGATGTATCGCGGCAAACCCACGACTTTAGGGGCGGCCAGCGGTTGTGTAGCCGGACTGGTGGCCATAACACCGGCCGCCGGTTTTGTCGGGCCGATTTCGGCCTTGATTATCGGGTTGGCAGCCGGAGTGCTTTGTTATTTCGCCATATTTTTAAAACACAAAATGGGCTATGACGATGCCCTGGACGTGGTTGGGGTCCATGGGGTCGGCGGGACCTTCGGGGCTCTGGCAACCGGTCTATTTGCCAGCAAGGCCGTCAACGAAGCCGGAAATAACGGATTATTTTTCGGCAATCCGGCCCTGTTCGGGACCCAGCTCATAGCGGTTCTGGTAACCCTGGTCTATTCCTTTGTAGTAACCATTATTATTCTTAAGGTACTGGATTGGACCATGGGCCTGCGAGTAGAACACGAAGACGAGGAAGCCGGTCTGGACCTCAGTCAACACAGTGAAGTAGGTTATAACCTTTAG
- a CDS encoding P-II family nitrogen regulator has protein sequence MKKIEAIIKPFKLDEIKEALQRLDVKGMTISEVKGFGRQKGHTEIYRGAEYVVDFIPKVKLELVLDDSQVPPVLKALQESARTGKIGDGKIFVLPVEEVVRIRTGETGSAAI, from the coding sequence ATGAAGAAGATTGAAGCAATTATTAAGCCCTTCAAATTGGATGAAATCAAGGAGGCCTTGCAGCGATTAGACGTCAAAGGGATGACTATTTCGGAAGTAAAGGGTTTCGGCCGGCAAAAAGGCCACACCGAGATTTACCGGGGGGCCGAATATGTTGTCGATTTTATCCCCAAGGTAAAACTGGAGCTGGTCCTGGACGATTCTCAGGTTCCCCCGGTCCTTAAGGCCTTGCAGGAATCGGCCCGCACCGGGAAGATCGGAGACGGTAAGATTTTTGTCCTTCCGGTTGAAGAAGTGGTCCGTATTCGAACCGGCGAGACGGGTTCGGCGGCAATTTAA
- a CDS encoding gamma-glutamyl-gamma-aminobutyrate hydrolase family protein (Members of this family of hydrolases with an active site Cys residue belong to MEROPS family C26.) — translation MSKTALILQHTQEERGGLFEEILLEQGWELEVLPLFSGSPLPPSIKPFGMTLVLGGPMSANDEEDYPFLKTEIPFIRRALKIGHPVLGICLGAQLMAKALGASVYRGPHKEIGWYWLSQTPSARSDRIFKQFDPYFLVFQWHGETFDLPTEGIGLAGNMAYPNQAFRIGDLTYGLQFHLEMTQPMLETWLSSWADEIKEAKPQPLTAREIYEDAQIYLDRLQAQAYRFFSGYLSLVEKGCLG, via the coding sequence ATGTCAAAGACCGCTCTCATATTGCAGCATACCCAGGAAGAACGGGGGGGACTTTTTGAGGAGATCTTACTGGAACAGGGATGGGAATTAGAGGTCCTGCCCCTGTTTTCCGGGTCTCCTCTGCCCCCTTCGATAAAACCCTTCGGGATGACCCTGGTCCTGGGAGGTCCCATGAGTGCCAACGATGAAGAGGATTATCCCTTTTTAAAAACGGAAATCCCCTTTATCCGGCGGGCACTCAAGATCGGACACCCGGTTTTAGGGATCTGTCTCGGGGCCCAGCTTATGGCCAAGGCCCTGGGGGCCAGTGTCTATCGCGGGCCCCATAAGGAAATCGGCTGGTACTGGCTCAGCCAAACCCCTTCAGCCAGGTCCGACCGCATATTTAAGCAGTTTGATCCTTATTTTTTGGTTTTTCAATGGCATGGGGAGACCTTTGACCTGCCTACGGAAGGTATTGGTCTGGCCGGGAACATGGCCTATCCGAATCAAGCTTTCCGGATAGGAGACTTAACCTACGGCTTGCAATTTCACCTGGAGATGACCCAGCCTATGCTGGAAACCTGGTTGTCCAGTTGGGCGGATGAAATCAAGGAGGCCAAACCCCAGCCGCTGACGGCCAGGGAAATCTACGAAGATGCCCAAATCTATCTGGACCGTCTGCAAGCCCAGG